CAAGGCACTTTCTGATCCTCTCAAGGAGAACTAGGGTCACATAATTAGGGCTACCCCAAGAATAGTGCCCTGGTCATCCAAGCAAGCAAAGATTCACTAACCTGTACTGCAGTCAACGGAACATCGCCCGAAGTTATTGCTGCGATAACATTTATTACCAGAGCAGCAACATTTACTGTGAGTTGGAACTGGATAAATTTCTGAATATTTGCATACACAGAACGGCCCCAGCGAACAACCTACACACCATTCATAAATGTTGCCATTACATACTTGACATGTGGATAATGACTAATAAACTTCAAAAAGATAGAAACCCAATTAGTTAAAAGGAAGTTTGACAAGGCCCCAATTAAATACAAGCAACAGGATCATGATTCGCCTGAAGGTCTTTTATGCCTTATGCATTAACATTTGATGAAGTGCCCTCACTGTTCACTTCATACTACACTTTACACACGCATGCATAGGAAGAGAACCCATGGGACACTGCTCTGTGTTTTTCATACAGCATCCAATGGGGGAGATGGTTGTGCCGTGAGAGAGAGACTGGATGCTTCTCTGGTGTTTGAAGATTGCTCTGGGATTACCAGAGGAAACCGTTGAATAACTTTTCTCGTAATATTCTTTTAACAAGATGCTCTTTGAAAACTGTTTTCTAAGCAAGTACAGGTGCTCTCGGTttgttttaattatttgctCTCTTTGCTATTTGCAGAAATAAGTGCAATAACATTAACCACAAACACACTActagaaacaaaatttcatttcatttcgaAAACTGATCCCAAGAACCAAAGGGAAACAGCAAAGATCAGACTACTAACACATCATCAAAGTCTTCTTACTAACCTTAACAACAGAGGCAAAATTGTCATCTAAAATAATGATGTCAGAGCTTTCCTTTGCAACTTCCGTCCCTTGGATGCCCATAGCAAGACCAATATCTGCCTAAATTGTCAAATATTCAAACTGATGTGAATAGGTAGGAACATGGAAACTTAAAGCATAATACCACACAACTATAACCATAAAAGCAAGCTTCCCACTACGGAGAGTATCTCGTTGATTAAGATAAAGCTGATTATGTTCAACACGTATCTTCTACTCTTTTCCCCAACGCTGTCCATCTTAAATATGCCATCTTGTGATTGAAGTGAATAACCTGTGCTTATCTGAGAAGTGCCTTTGACATCTTGGACGCCAGATGAGCATCCCATGTACTTATCATCTTTATCTAACTTCATTCCAAGACATTTGATGCGCCTCATTGTGATTTGTTTAAGGAACATATATAAGAATAAGGACTTTCTGGACGAATATAAATTGAACGAAAAGTTGCTTTTAATGTTCAACTCAAGGGAGGGTAAAATTAGGGTCTAAAGCAAACTACCGTGCTTTTCTCAACATAGATgagctcttttttatttctgcTTCCAGATTTCACTTTGCCGGTTGCAAAAGGAAGAGAACTCCTTCATGTGAAACAAGTTCGAATTGGAAGATAAGGATAGGCATTTTCATCTATTGGTTCAATGATATGTCAATAGGAGCAAAAGCACATGGCCATGTGAGTTTCGCATTGACatacataaatagaaaaatagatgtGCACATATTAATCAGTATCAACCTCATGAAGtgcaggagcatcattggttccaTCCCCAGTTACAGCAACAACTTCCCCACTTTTGCGTAAGGCTTGCACAAGTAGTAGCTTGTCGCTGGGTGAAGACCTTCCCATCACCTGTAAGGCATATCATGTTTAATTTGTTCGTCTACTTTTGGATGTACATGTGAACTTTGATATTCTACATCATACCGTTATTCTCTTTGCTGtctgctctctttcttttctcagaCAATGCACGGAATACCCTTCCTTCGATAACATTAGGCTCTTTGGCATCTTCATTTGAGCTAAGTATCCCACATTCCAGAGCTATCGCTTTTGCTGTTTGGACATTATCTCCAGTGACCATTCGCACCTGTCAGACCAAATCACACATAACAGGTTCCTATTAGTTATTTCATCCTAGACAGAACAAATACAGACATCCCCACATCATTCTCCGCTCATCTGCCTTGGTAATGCTTTTCGAATAGATTGGAAAGTTCCCTTAGATGTTTAAATTCTAAAAGCATAACCAAGATTAATTGACACTTTATCTAGGTTCCACTAATAACCAATGATGTCTTTCATTTTGACTCTCTGGCTCAAAAGAAATCTTTCCATGTTTCCCTATTCTTCCCTGGTGCCATCTTTTCTAGTATCTGCGAAGTGTCAAATCAGTGGAGCTATGACTTACCTTAACCCCAGCTTCTGTGCATATTCTAACAGCGTCTTCAACACCTGGACGACAAGGATCCTGCAGATGTATAGATATGTTAGCTGATAAAAGGCGCTTATAACGAAGTATGAAGAACTCAGTTTTTCCTGAGCACAAGGCCGATGTAACATTTGttgcatttcaaaaatagaaatagacaGCATACAAACATTGACTTATACAGTAAGGTTAAGTTAGCTTCTCCACTGGTAAATGAAAGATGTAATGAGAAAACACaactaaaaaaatatagaatCCAGAAAAAAAGGTGAATATGTGGGAAATCCAAGTTTCAATCGAAGGCTATAAAATTCTTAAATGGTCAGCTTTGTTAGATTGATCATTTAATTTATACCAAATTTCCCAACAAAACCAGACCAAAAGCAAATTGCAAAGCAAAATTGCTTCTGACAATTAATAAGGTAGGTAAGGGGATACTTCTGGGATCTTTCCAGGAAAATTTCATGAACTGATAAAGGATAGCAAAGAGAATAATGTGCACAAAACTTATGACCTACAAGTAAAAATGCGATTTATAACTTAAAAGTAACTTCTGCATAAACTTTTACACCTATATAAGAGCACGCCACTCTTGTGCTTATCGTAAACTAATTACTGCTCCAAAGAAGCAGCTTCGTAACTTCACTTGAGGAATATTAAGAACACAAATTGCTgctatttttgaaatgacactTCCACAACTCCAAAAGTGGTGCGAGATGGCTCCATGTCTTTTTCAGAGTTTATGGAGGAATAAATTTTCCAGAACAGTATGAAATAAAATGGATCAGTCCATTATCGTAAGAAACTTGAGAACTGATGTGTATACCTTGATGCCAACGACCGAAAGCAAAACAAGATCATCATCAGGTAGCACCCAATTGTCCAGACCTGCATCATCGCCACGAACTTTATCTGAATCAAAAGGTCTGTACGCAATTGCAACACAGCGGAGACTTCTAGCAGCCATGTCATCAATAGCAAGCTTGAAGAAATCCTACAACAAAGCTCAAAGATTAAGGTGGCATCCAAATTTCCAAGCACTAAGCTATTCTCACAGCTCCCTTAAGGAAAttttgtcaaaggaaaattaacatCGACCCATTATGGAACAAAGCCAGGTAATTATTACAACTCTGAATGATCTCAGAAGAGACCAGGAAGAAGTGGTGAAGAAGTGCAAGATTAACCACTAGAAAGTAAATTGCAAGAGTTAACCAGGTTATTGCGTGACCAAACTCACTGAATTAGAGGACCAAGTAAGATATGCatcttaaattatatataatcagCTTACTCGGAAGTCAAATGCAAATATCAATCCAATAAATTTGATCCGCCGCTGTTTAAAGTCTTAAAGTTAAATAAATAGCTTTGGCAAAGTTGCATTGCGTGAAATAACCTACAGATAATGGCACCAATACATCTGCAGGGAATACCTTCTATATCTTAAGTATAGTGAAACTAGCATGAAACTATTAAATAGTCAAGGACTATTAGATAGTCAAGTAAAATAATGCAGATAGTCTGCTTAAATTACCAAAGTTCACCCATTTTCTTTTCGTATATTGGTGGATAGGTAACCATGCTATTTTTACAGCCGCTCTCACAAAGTAATAATCAAAAGCTTCTGCAAGTAGTTCTCTAGGCTTCATTCCCTACTTTTCTGCCATGACCAAAAGATATATCTCCTACCATGAAAGAAATAGCACCAACCTTTTCTTCATCGATTGTTCTCAAGTGACCATCCGAGTCAAAAAACTTAGTGCATGAGGCCAAGACAATTTCTGCTGCACCCTTCCAATGTATATGAACATCAGAACTGGTCTGTGAccaaaaaattggaagaatGGAGCGTCAGTATGTATGGTAAGGACTTCCCAGCATGTTATTTGTAGAGTAACAGACACAgagatttatagaaaaatagCTACCTTTTGTATAGCAACTCCTCCTcgctttttctctgagttgaatGGAAAACATGGAGTTCCGTTGACTCTGCTCTTACAGCATCAAACTTCATTCCCAGCTGCCAGAGAGACAAAGACGTTCTGAAGAAGTTCCAAATTCATCTGTCTGAGATTTCTTGTCAGATTATTACCAAAACCAGTACCTTAACAGCCCATGAAAGAATAGCCTTCTCAGTAGGAGATCCAGTAACTTCAGCATCTCCACCATCCTACAAGTGAAGAGCCACACAAATGATTGTTCATGTGATTAAGTTTACACTTACTGAACCAAGAACCACTGAGCACCTTTCAATAAGAGTGGTAATGGAATAGGTTTGTTTGGACTTATGGAATCTTCTTCTAAACATGTAGTTTATAAACAGGAAACAAGTCACCAAATACCATCtttccaaatgcaattttactgtGAAATGCATTCCTTCCCTCTTAACCTAATTGATTATACACATTGCCAAGGATGTAAACTGAGTAGAGATTATCACGGTGGATCCATCATCATTTTGATTTCTCAAAGTTAGCAGGAGGCTGGAGGAGAGTACTACCTTCGGCACATAGACGTTGCCCTGGGTATTATGTGCAATGCCCTCAATAAGCAAAGaagaaattaggtgatgcaattGGGAGGCATCATCTGGTGGATCCATCTTCTTTCGCCCAACATAAGCTTCGACCACAGTCATCTGTAATTTCACTATTATCAATCAGAAAAACCAATACTACAGCTAGAACGTTCTGATGAGTTGTCCCATAAGTCAGCAAAAAGAGATAATTGAAAAATGCTAACAGGGATTTGAGGGCTAATAACCTGATTCAAAGTTAATGTTCCAGTCTTATCACTGCAAATTGTTGTGGCAGAACCCATAGTTTCACAGGCTGAAAGCCTCCGAACCTGTGGTTGTTTTGCAAGAAGGTTATTATAAAATTTGGGTTTTTGCTACATCTCAGAATTATATAAAAGAAGCTAACAAGGCTTACCAAGGCTTTATCCGCCATCATTTTCCGCATTGAGTATGCTAGTCTGTGCCACAAttggggggaaaaagaaaagtgagagGCAAATTGAATGTGTGATTATTATACTGTTACAGCAATATAAAACTAGTAGTACTTACGTCAATGTAACAGCCAAAGGAAGCCCTTCAGGTACTGCAACAACCACAATGGTTACCTAAATACACTTCTTAGTCAGTCAAGTGCCTGGTTTGAAGAGACTGGACAGCAAAGAGGAGCTGCACTTACTGCAATTGTCACAATATGAACAACCCCATCCAAGATATCATCGACTTTGGTCATGCCCTTCACAAACTGGACAGTTCCATCGGGATTTTTTGTATGTCCAGTAAAGTACCTAGAAAAATGGACAGAAAAAGGATGTAAGATTCCTCAAACCCGAATGACAGTACACGAATGACTACACACAGGAAAAACTTGCCTGGTCAAGAGGACAGTGAGCACAACAGCAGCTACAGAAAGACCGACAATGCCTATGAATGTGGCCAGCCCATTCAAGCGTACCTGTACAggaatattcaaaaaaaaaatgtgaggaTATGGTGACGACTCCAAGAAAAGCCAAATCTGGATGCTTGACATTAAACCTGCAAAGGAGTCTCTTCACCAGTATCGTCTACTATACTTGCCATCAGCAATCCCCACTCTGTGTTGATTCCAACACCAGTCACCTGAAGGTAAGTAATGATTGTAAGAAGTTAGAACTCAAAAAATGTAGGAACTTTTCTCAcaggagaagagagaaaggaagttAAAGTGTTCAAATAATCGTGTTATTGCCCACCCTACTCATGTGGAATAGTATAGATCAATCCACATGATCACTATCCTGCTTTAAAGCAACTAAGTAAAAGGACATGGATCAAAAGTTATCTTTTTTcatctttaacaaatttaaaatctcgTCCTCACATTGGAAAGGACAATAGAAGCACAAAAGGGGTGTCTCTACTTCTGCTGGAAATTCATACGCACAATTTTTTCCGTCAGAGAAGAAAGGTGCAGCCACTAAA
The window above is part of the Eucalyptus grandis isolate ANBG69807.140 chromosome 6, ASM1654582v1, whole genome shotgun sequence genome. Proteins encoded here:
- the LOC104450683 gene encoding LOW QUALITY PROTEIN: calcium-transporting ATPase 9, plasma membrane-type (The sequence of the model RefSeq protein was modified relative to this genomic sequence to represent the inferred CDS: inserted 5 bases in 4 codons; deleted 1 base in 1 codon), translating into MVGRENDEDVEAGLRLPGQEAEKDNVDVSDPFDVADTKNAPLETLRRWRQAALVLNATRRFRYTLXLKKHEEKIQRLRMIRAHAQVIRAALLFRVAGEQQFGKRVAPPSLTGDYAVDLEQLSSMNRDNNTTSLHQFGRVKGLSDLLKTNLEKGIAGDDADLSERKNAFGSNTYPRKKDXTFWTFLWEAWQDLTLIILIIAAAVSLGLGIKTEGLKEGWYDGGSIALAVLLVILVTAVSDYRQSLQFQNLNEEKQNIQIGVMRDGRMVKVSIFDIVVGDIVPLRIGDQVPADGVLVSGHSLALDESSMTGESKIVHKDQKSPFLMSGCKVADGVGTMLVTGVGINTEWGLLMASIVDDTGEETPLQVRLNGLATFIGIVGLSVAAVVLTVLLTRYFTGHTKNPDGTVQFVKGMTKVDDILDGVVHIVTIAVTIVVVAVPEGLPLAVTLTLAYSMRKMMADKALVRRLSACETMGSATTICSDKTGTLTLNQMTVVEAYVGRKKMDPPDDASQLHHLISSLLIEGIAHNTQGNVYVPKDGGDAEVTGSPTEKAILSWAVKLGMKFDAVRAESTELHXFPFNSEKKRGGVAIQKTSSDVHIHWKGAAEIVLASCTKFFDSDGHLRTIDEEKDFFKLAIDDMAARSLRCVAIAYRPFDSDKVRGDDAGLDNWVLPDDDLVLLSVVGIKDPCRPGVEDAVRICTEAGVKVRMVTGDNVQTAKAIALECGILSSNEDAKEPNVIEGRVFRALSEKEREQTAKRITVMGRSSPSDKLLLVQALRKSGEVVAVTGDGTNDAPALHEADIGLAMGIQGTEVAKESSDIIILDDNFASVVKVVRWGRSVYANIQKFIQFQLTVNVAALVINVIAAITSGDVPLTAVQLLWVNLIMDTLGALALATEPPTDHLMERTPVGRREPLITNVMWRNLMIQAAYQICVLLVLNYHGXSILQLSNETKEHAVDIKNTMVFNAFVLGQIFNEFNARKPDEMNVFSGVTKNYLFIGIVAVTIVLQVIIVEFLGKFAKTVPLTWNLWLIAVGIGIVSWPLAVLGKLIPVPKTPLSKFLRKPFTRR